Proteins found in one Actinokineospora alba genomic segment:
- a CDS encoding CPCC family cysteine-rich protein, translating into MSDVLTPFVNVFRDATCGPHACPCCGFLTLGERGGYEICSVCFWEDDGQDDHDADSVRGGPNGSLSLTKARRNYATIGACDAKSLRHVRPPTTDEHPFR; encoded by the coding sequence ATGAGTGACGTGCTTACCCCGTTTGTCAACGTCTTCCGTGACGCCACCTGCGGTCCGCATGCGTGCCCGTGCTGCGGCTTCTTGACGCTGGGAGAGCGGGGCGGATACGAGATCTGCTCTGTGTGTTTCTGGGAAGACGACGGCCAAGACGATCACGACGCCGACAGTGTCCGTGGTGGCCCCAACGGATCGCTTAGTCTCACCAAAGCGCGTCGCAACTACGCGACGATCGGCGCTTGCGACGCGAAGAGCTTGCGCCACGTTCGCCCACCCACCACGGACGAACATCCCTTTCGGTAG